In Bacillus cytotoxicus NVH 391-98, the following are encoded in one genomic region:
- a CDS encoding DUF2513 domain-containing protein, with the protein MYSSLTWEGHEFLNAIKNDTVWNNVK; encoded by the coding sequence ATTTACAGTTCATTAACTTGGGAAGGGCATGAGTTCCTAAATGCGATCAAAAATGATACGGTTTGGAATAATGTGAAATAG
- a CDS encoding recombinase family protein, with translation MGLAAIYLRLSRNEEQLNIDEILLNHRNALTKLAKQQKLTYDIYQEISSGVNMERPQLNLLLSRLDDYDALLVMDIDRISRDNAHAEEIKKMLIIHDIKILTPQGAIDLSQESNEMLFSFQAMMANFEYKQIRKRLGRGRLAAAEQGKWTMSNRVPLGYKKNEEKRLEVVEEEAKIIRFIFQKTLERVSANEIAKQLDILGWRSRQGKVLTSAHISNMRRNVVYYGVVKACRKVNGRVVDKVFVENAHEPIVSKQIFFEVQKILEENSTGNFFNKRKVTRKLQNLIYCNCCGRKRYIQFDGNGVDYIKSCIYKVDNNKCRDRGYKYEPIEQFVLQKVKEKKPDFEQELQMLKSLDTIEIEKKLFIQRESLEKQITRFNKRQRNLKEMRMDGEITKSEFYEMREENEEQIKQVKQQMELIDVKLENLSNMDEEQARLQDAIKKLDKLEELNAEACNTFLKKFIKKVWFSSNTEANHDTTRSREGATIEIEWL, from the coding sequence ATGGGATTAGCTGCAATTTATTTACGTTTATCAAGAAACGAAGAGCAGTTAAACATAGACGAGATTTTATTAAATCATCGAAACGCCTTAACTAAACTTGCAAAACAACAAAAATTAACCTATGACATTTATCAAGAAATCTCAAGTGGAGTAAATATGGAAAGACCGCAACTAAATTTATTGTTAAGCAGATTAGATGATTATGACGCTCTTCTTGTAATGGATATAGACAGAATTTCACGTGACAACGCTCATGCTGAAGAAATTAAGAAGATGTTGATTATACACGATATTAAAATTTTGACTCCCCAAGGTGCAATTGATTTATCACAGGAAAGTAATGAAATGCTTTTCTCCTTCCAAGCAATGATGGCGAACTTTGAATATAAACAAATTCGTAAAAGATTGGGAAGAGGACGATTAGCGGCAGCCGAGCAAGGGAAATGGACAATGAGTAACAGAGTCCCTCTAGGTTATAAAAAGAACGAAGAAAAGCGGTTAGAAGTAGTTGAAGAGGAAGCTAAAATCATTCGATTTATTTTTCAAAAGACATTAGAACGAGTTAGCGCAAACGAAATTGCAAAGCAGTTAGATATACTTGGATGGAGAAGTAGACAAGGTAAGGTATTAACTTCAGCACATATATCAAATATGCGAAGAAATGTTGTTTATTATGGAGTTGTAAAAGCATGTAGGAAAGTAAATGGTAGGGTTGTTGATAAAGTGTTTGTTGAAAATGCTCATGAACCCATTGTGAGTAAACAGATATTTTTTGAGGTTCAAAAAATATTGGAAGAAAATTCGACAGGAAATTTCTTTAATAAAAGAAAAGTGACTAGGAAGCTACAAAATCTTATTTATTGTAATTGTTGTGGTAGAAAAAGATACATACAATTCGATGGAAATGGTGTTGATTATATAAAATCATGTATCTATAAAGTTGATAATAATAAATGTAGAGATCGAGGATACAAATATGAACCAATTGAACAATTTGTATTACAAAAAGTTAAAGAAAAGAAACCAGATTTTGAACAAGAGCTGCAAATGTTGAAATCACTTGATACGATAGAGATAGAAAAGAAACTATTCATTCAACGAGAGTCATTAGAGAAACAAATAACGAGATTTAATAAACGTCAACGGAATCTTAAAGAAATGCGGATGGATGGGGAGATTACAAAATCCGAGTTTTATGAAATGCGTGAAGAAAACGAAGAACAAATCAAACAAGTTAAGCAACAAATGGAGCTCATTGATGTTAAACTTGAGAATTTATCAAATATGGATGAAGAACAAGCAAGATTGCAAGATGCGATTAAAAAGTTAGATAAATTAGAAGAGCTTAATGCAGAAGCATGTAACACGTTTTTGAAGAAGTTTATAAAGAAGGTATGGTTCAGTAGTAATACAGAAGCGAATCATGACACAACAAGATCAAGAGAAGGCGCTACAATAGAAATTGAGTGGCTATAA
- a CDS encoding class I SAM-dependent methyltransferase — MKKNASSITSLVAAFSRAYHSQFDTPKIFHDDIAKELISAQEYNMIKENMVQGIQFFNKDIAQKLNGNTEELLKWITQVQLSPTPLARAAYCEAVLLHEITLGLTQYVILGAGLDTFSFRHPKLENNLKIFEIDHPATQTFKIKRLHETDLKIPSNLHFVSMDFTKKFMYPNLIAEGFRRTKTFFSLLGVSYYLTKEEMSNLIHDLFTIVPPGSSIVFDYADEKLFETKGISNRVENMIKMASTGGEPMKSCFSYSEMEKMLEKSGLLIYEHLSPTQINELYFRNRQDYLSAFETIHYIHAVKQ, encoded by the coding sequence ATGAAAAAAAACGCATCCAGTATAACTTCATTAGTAGCAGCTTTTAGCAGAGCGTATCATAGTCAATTTGATACACCGAAAATTTTTCATGATGATATAGCAAAAGAGTTAATCTCTGCACAAGAATACAATATGATCAAAGAAAACATGGTACAAGGTATACAATTCTTCAACAAAGATATTGCGCAAAAATTGAACGGAAATACAGAAGAACTATTAAAATGGATTACCCAAGTGCAACTCTCTCCCACACCATTAGCACGTGCTGCATATTGTGAAGCAGTATTACTCCACGAAATCACATTAGGATTAACACAATATGTCATACTTGGAGCTGGATTAGACACCTTTAGCTTTCGACATCCAAAACTGGAAAACAACTTAAAAATATTTGAAATTGATCACCCTGCTACACAAACTTTTAAAATAAAACGATTACATGAAACAGATTTGAAAATCCCTAGTAATCTTCACTTTGTTTCTATGGACTTTACGAAAAAGTTTATGTATCCAAACCTAATAGCCGAAGGATTTCGTCGTACAAAAACGTTCTTTAGCCTTTTAGGTGTTTCTTATTATTTAACGAAAGAAGAAATGTCGAATTTGATTCATGATCTATTTACTATCGTTCCACCGGGAAGTTCTATTGTGTTTGATTATGCAGATGAAAAACTCTTTGAAACAAAAGGAATTTCTAATAGAGTTGAAAATATGATCAAAATGGCTTCTACGGGCGGTGAACCGATGAAATCGTGCTTTTCTTATTCTGAAATGGAGAAGATGTTAGAAAAATCCGGTTTACTCATCTATGAACATTTATCACCAACTCAAATCAATGAGCTTTATTTTCGCAATCGACAAGATTATCTATCTGCCTTTGAAACGATTCACTACATTCATGCTGTAAAACAATAA
- a CDS encoding YkoP family protein, protein MKSYVLTIWNFIDPIYYKFTRLTYIHKGTCDDNILRVRLTRYKGKNITLSDGTQINKNDTLIKIHLHNVRLLNEMKSFENNIKKGKFIYQYVKKSLPDLALYIQNHPKADKIKGIIGITMLNRGADRLGFEFVSISNPLYKWFKWIAFIPICLLSGNNSIIKMIKNNISSSPQYLFMSKESLLERYPYKSLHEVSKRR, encoded by the coding sequence ATGAAAAGTTATGTACTAACGATTTGGAATTTTATTGATCCAATCTATTACAAATTTACGCGATTAACTTATATTCATAAGGGAACTTGTGATGACAATATTTTGCGCGTGAGGCTTACGCGTTACAAAGGAAAAAATATCACGCTTTCAGATGGTACACAAATCAATAAAAATGATACTTTGATTAAAATTCATTTACACAATGTTCGTTTATTAAATGAAATGAAGTCGTTTGAAAATAATATTAAAAAAGGAAAGTTCATTTATCAATATGTCAAAAAGTCCTTACCAGATCTTGCATTATATATTCAAAATCATCCTAAGGCAGATAAAATTAAAGGTATAATTGGAATTACTATGTTAAATCGGGGCGCAGATCGATTAGGATTTGAATTTGTTTCTATTTCGAATCCTCTTTATAAATGGTTTAAATGGATAGCATTTATACCAATATGTTTATTGTCTGGTAATAATTCGATTATAAAAATGATAAAGAATAATATATCTTCTTCTCCTCAATATTTATTTATGTCAAAGGAAAGTTTATTGGAAAGATACCCTTATAAATCCTTACATGAAGTCTCTAAAAGAAGATAG
- a CDS encoding PRK06770 family protein, translating to MAKKILIGMSSIVGVVALTVGVTYGMIYVAHNPVNKKTSTEVDISEYKEVPREKESMTGQIDEVFMNLPVTESSNEDEVIKAMHHMTHQKVVATQKWGAIPMSKKNAEKIRDILNNSNFEKKEEFLAINERWINRDFSKIVEDHNYFWTTQEGNVGKATGVMDAVAEQTFVLNNFGEEVTQDLFKQGDLKEIK from the coding sequence GTGGCAAAGAAAATATTGATTGGGATGAGCTCAATTGTAGGGGTGGTTGCTCTTACAGTTGGGGTAACCTACGGAATGATTTATGTTGCACATAATCCAGTAAATAAGAAAACTAGTACTGAAGTAGATATAAGCGAATATAAAGAAGTTCCAAGAGAAAAAGAATCAATGACTGGTCAGATAGATGAAGTTTTTATGAATCTTCCTGTTACTGAAAGTTCTAATGAAGATGAAGTTATTAAAGCGATGCATCACATGACTCATCAAAAGGTAGTAGCAACTCAGAAATGGGGTGCTATCCCGATGTCTAAGAAAAATGCAGAGAAGATAAGAGACATTTTAAATAATAGTAACTTTGAAAAGAAAGAGGAATTTTTAGCAATCAATGAAAGATGGATAAACAGAGATTTTAGTAAAATTGTAGAAGACCATAATTACTTCTGGACTACTCAAGAAGGTAACGTTGGTAAAGCCACAGGAGTTATGGATGCAGTAGCAGAACAAACTTTTGTTTTGAATAATTTCGGAGAAGAAGTTACCCAAGATTTATTTAAACAAGGTGATCTTAAAGAAATAAAATAA
- a CDS encoding serine/threonine protein kinase has protein sequence MKWRHILAWFDRPLRKNTIVIERYKIESVIGMGSYGFTYKVVDLQNHEVKVLKQLRQSKQKSESGRESFVREQQILKNLQHPAIPSLYDHFVWKKQPFFVMEYMAGENFEDFIFRDGYIYEEREAFYILYKILEVVSYIHSQGIIHRDLRIPNILMSGSSIHIVDFGLARYKGDIDERAGFYEGEQAFMREVEHRSDFYALGHFILFLLYASYESNDKVEKPWHEELLLAEGNKEIIMRMLQMKRPYYENVQELKQDIYFALEEMGDLCFKNF, from the coding sequence ATGAAATGGCGACATATACTCGCGTGGTTTGATAGACCGCTGCGTAAGAATACAATTGTTATAGAGCGCTATAAGATTGAATCGGTAATTGGAATGGGCAGTTATGGCTTTACCTATAAAGTGGTAGATTTACAGAATCATGAGGTTAAAGTATTAAAACAATTGAGACAAAGTAAGCAAAAGTCTGAATCAGGAAGGGAATCGTTTGTAAGAGAACAGCAAATTTTAAAGAATTTGCAACATCCAGCGATTCCAAGCTTGTATGACCATTTTGTTTGGAAGAAGCAACCGTTTTTTGTCATGGAGTATATGGCGGGAGAGAATTTTGAAGATTTTATTTTTCGAGATGGGTATATATATGAAGAACGAGAAGCGTTTTATATCTTATATAAAATATTAGAAGTTGTTTCTTATATTCATAGTCAAGGTATCATTCATCGCGATTTAAGAATCCCTAACATTTTAATGAGTGGGAGTTCAATTCATATTGTTGATTTTGGATTAGCGAGATATAAAGGAGACATAGATGAACGAGCGGGGTTTTATGAAGGCGAACAAGCTTTTATGCGCGAAGTGGAACATCGCAGTGACTTTTATGCGCTAGGCCATTTTATCTTATTTTTGTTATACGCTAGTTATGAGTCTAACGATAAAGTAGAAAAGCCATGGCATGAAGAATTACTGTTAGCGGAAGGTAATAAAGAAATTATTATGAGAATGCTGCAAATGAAGAGACCATATTATGAAAATGTACAAGAGCTCAAGCAGGATATATACTTTGCACTAGAAGAGATGGGAGATTTGTGTTTCAAAAATTTCTAA
- a CDS encoding thioredoxin family protein, which produces MKEIKTEQEFKDIIASEDPVVVKFFTTWCPDCVRMDHFIGDVMEEFNKFEWYAINKDEFPSIAEEYQVMGIPSLLVYQNGEKLGHLHSANAKTEEQVTEFLEAY; this is translated from the coding sequence ATGAAAGAAATCAAAACAGAACAAGAATTCAAAGACATTATCGCAAGCGAAGATCCAGTAGTTGTTAAGTTTTTTACTACATGGTGCCCAGATTGTGTACGTATGGATCATTTTATTGGGGATGTAATGGAAGAGTTCAATAAGTTTGAATGGTACGCTATTAATAAAGATGAGTTTCCAAGTATTGCAGAAGAGTATCAAGTAATGGGTATTCCAAGTTTACTTGTATATCAAAATGGTGAGAAGTTAGGTCATTTACATAGTGCAAATGCGAAAACAGAAGAACAAGTTACTGAATTTTTAGAAGCATACTAA
- a CDS encoding cation diffusion facilitator family transporter, translating to MNSCSNQEADKGAIVSIVAYIFLSAIKIIISYIALSSALRADGLNNLTDIGASLAVLIGLKISRKPRDHDHPYGHSRAEQIASLVASFIMASVGFEVIISAIQSFFNPKQTAPNVIAAWVAFFCAIVMYGVYMYNKKIAKRTKSKALEAAAKDNLSDALVSIGTVVGIVASQFHMAILDPITAVLVGLIICKTAWDIFIETSHMLTDGIDPEKMEEYSQAVQLVPGVEHIVDIRARMYGNQTYVDITIEVDAHMDVNKSHHITDAIEDMLQQKFGILYTHIHVEPMQKEPMLP from the coding sequence ATGAATTCATGTTCGAATCAAGAAGCTGATAAAGGGGCTATTGTTAGCATTGTTGCTTACATATTTTTATCAGCAATAAAAATTATCATTAGTTATATCGCTCTATCTAGCGCATTACGTGCAGATGGTTTAAATAATTTAACAGATATCGGTGCTTCACTAGCTGTTTTAATTGGACTGAAAATTTCGCGTAAGCCTCGTGATCATGATCATCCATATGGGCATTCTCGCGCAGAACAAATCGCTTCATTAGTAGCTTCTTTTATTATGGCATCCGTTGGATTCGAAGTTATTATTAGCGCTATTCAATCATTTTTTAATCCTAAGCAAACAGCACCTAATGTAATCGCTGCGTGGGTTGCTTTCTTTTGTGCTATCGTGATGTACGGTGTATACATGTATAATAAAAAAATTGCAAAGCGGACAAAAAGCAAAGCATTAGAAGCCGCTGCCAAAGATAATTTATCAGATGCACTCGTTAGTATTGGTACAGTCGTTGGAATTGTTGCTTCACAATTCCATATGGCTATTCTTGATCCGATTACAGCGGTACTTGTCGGACTTATAATTTGTAAAACAGCATGGGATATTTTTATAGAAACATCTCATATGTTAACAGATGGGATTGATCCTGAAAAAATGGAAGAGTATTCTCAAGCAGTGCAACTTGTTCCAGGGGTTGAACATATCGTTGATATTCGGGCTCGTATGTATGGAAATCAAACGTATGTTGATATTACAATTGAAGTAGATGCCCATATGGACGTAAACAAAAGCCATCATATTACGGACGCAATTGAAGACATGTTACAACAGAAATTCGGAATTTTATATACTCATATTCATGTTGAACCTATGCAAAAAGAACCTATGTTGCCATGA
- a CDS encoding phosphatase PAP2 family protein produces the protein MKRYRHLYLLSGILLICFVVLSFSYHTACIEKFDDVITTFIQSFRNEYLTTYFIWMSYIGSKKVYFPLLIIIVMYFLIRKKLLSALFLMINYYGSRYLNSMLKLWYERPRPDVSQLVTATGYSFPSGHTMNATAFLGFIAYVTITEHRIALHKKVLIIFTACFVIFSISVSRIYLGVHYPSDILAGWAAGGSWLVLCIIFHQAFLKKNL, from the coding sequence GTGAAACGATATCGACATTTATACTTGTTAAGTGGTATATTACTCATTTGTTTTGTCGTATTATCATTTTCGTATCATACCGCTTGTATTGAGAAGTTTGATGATGTGATTACAACATTTATCCAAAGCTTCCGAAATGAATATTTGACGACTTATTTTATTTGGATGTCTTATATTGGCTCTAAAAAAGTCTATTTTCCATTGCTTATTATCATCGTAATGTACTTTCTCATCCGAAAAAAGTTGTTGAGTGCGTTATTTTTAATGATTAACTATTATGGATCTCGTTATCTTAACAGTATGCTTAAGCTATGGTATGAGCGTCCAAGACCTGATGTATCACAACTTGTCACAGCGACTGGGTATAGTTTCCCAAGTGGTCATACGATGAATGCGACGGCATTTCTAGGGTTTATTGCCTATGTGACGATTACGGAACATCGTATTGCACTGCATAAAAAAGTGTTAATTATTTTTACAGCCTGTTTCGTAATATTTTCGATTTCTGTTAGCCGTATCTATCTTGGTGTGCACTATCCATCTGATATATTAGCTGGATGGGCAGCGGGGGGGAGTTGGCTTGTTTTATGTATTATTTTTCATCAAGCATTCTTAAAAAAGAACCTATAA
- a CDS encoding YozD family protein, which translates to MKEIEVVIDTEEIAEFFYEQLIERGYVPKQEEIEDLADITFEYLLEKCMIDEVFDGDEE; encoded by the coding sequence ATGAAGGAAATTGAAGTCGTAATTGACACGGAAGAAATTGCGGAGTTTTTTTATGAGCAACTAATTGAAAGAGGATATGTACCGAAGCAAGAAGAAATCGAAGATCTTGCTGACATTACATTTGAATACTTACTAGAAAAATGTATGATTGACGAAGTGTTCGATGGAGATGAAGAGTAA
- a CDS encoding YVTN family beta-propeller repeat protein, producing MRHNQKSRSPNSCDKFQHPCFISISPCDQSNCCTPVFFSTSQQQELLKIINQLNQAILSFFTTPNPATIQTLQSALQALNNLLIAVQPNTPNRNLVIRTINQLINSLPTASLTQISALFQFLFQNLSSLISCSNLPDSLLQQTFNLILQGVLNSSLLSNIGPTGPTGPTGPTGPAGTGVGITGPTGPTGPAGTGVGITGPTGPTGPTGTGVGITGPTGPTGPEGPEGPQGPQGVQGIQGPEGPEGPQGPQGVQGIQGPEGPEGPQGPQGVQGIQGPEGPEGPQGPQGVQGIQGPEGPEGPQGPQGVQGIQGPEGPEGPQGPQGVQGIQGPEGPEGPQGPQGVQGIQGPEGPQGPTGPTGDCECPTGPTGPTGPTGPTGPTGPTGPACNFLVYATNAGTRDDPTDDTVSVIDTGTNTVVDTITVGNAPLEVTVSPNGARAYVTNIFSNTVSVIDTATNTVVATIPVGTNPIGVAVSPDNTTVYVGNHGNDTVSVINAATNTVVATIPVGIDPQGVTVSPNGALAYVANELSNTISVIDTATNTVIATIPVGVRPRIIVFTLDGTRAYVTNQDSGTVSVIDTATNSVIDTINVGTEPVGIDITPDGTLIYVVNKVSNNVSVINVATNTVIDTIPVALSPDQVTIIPDGTRAYVTNQASNTVSVIDIATNTVIANVPVGVAPTGIATGTICE from the coding sequence ATGAGACATAATCAAAAATCACGCTCACCCAATTCGTGTGATAAATTTCAGCACCCCTGCTTTATTTCTATATCCCCTTGTGATCAGAGCAATTGTTGTACACCTGTCTTTTTCTCAACTTCTCAACAGCAAGAATTATTAAAAATAATAAACCAATTAAACCAAGCTATCCTTTCTTTTTTTACAACACCGAATCCGGCAACTATACAAACACTTCAATCAGCATTACAGGCATTAAATAATTTATTAATAGCGGTACAACCAAATACACCAAATAGAAATTTAGTTATAAGAACCATAAATCAATTAATCAATTCCTTACCTACTGCATCTCTTACTCAAATTTCAGCATTATTTCAATTTCTATTCCAAAATTTATCTTCACTTATTAGTTGTTCAAACCTGCCAGATTCTTTATTACAACAAACATTCAACTTAATTTTACAAGGAGTCTTGAATAGTTCACTATTAAGTAATATTGGGCCGACCGGGCCGACGGGACCAACTGGACCGACCGGACCTGCTGGGACGGGAGTTGGAATTACAGGACCAACTGGACCGACCGGACCTGCTGGGACGGGAGTTGGAATTACAGGACCAACTGGGCCAACCGGACCGACTGGAACGGGAGTTGGAATTACAGGACCGACCGGGCCAACCGGACCTGAAGGGCCTGAAGGGCCTCAGGGACCTCAAGGCGTGCAAGGAATCCAAGGACCTGAAGGGCCTGAAGGGCCTCAAGGACCTCAAGGCGTGCAAGGAATCCAAGGACCTGAAGGGCCTGAAGGGCCTCAAGGACCTCAAGGCGTGCAAGGAATCCAAGGACCTGAAGGGCCTGAAGGGCCTCAGGGACCTCAAGGTGTGCAAGGAATCCAAGGACCTGAAGGGCCTGAAGGGCCTCAAGGACCTCAAGGCGTGCAAGGAATCCAAGGACCTGAAGGGCCTGAAGGGCCTCAAGGACCTCAAGGCGTGCAAGGAATCCAAGGACCTGAAGGGCCTGAAGGGCCTCAAGGACCTCAAGGTGTGCAAGGAATCCAAGGGCCTGAAGGGCCTCAGGGACCTACCGGACCAACAGGGGATTGTGAGTGCCCAACGGGACCAACAGGCCCAACGGGACCGACCGGGCCAACAGGGCCGACTGGGCCGACCGGGCCTGCATGTAATTTCCTTGTTTATGCTACAAATGCAGGAACCCGTGACGACCCTACAGATGATACAGTATCTGTAATCGACACCGGAACAAATACGGTAGTCGATACGATTACTGTAGGTAATGCACCTCTTGAAGTAACAGTTTCTCCAAATGGGGCTCGTGCTTATGTTACTAATATTTTCTCTAATACTGTTTCCGTTATTGATACTGCTACCAATACTGTTGTAGCTACCATTCCTGTTGGCACTAATCCAATTGGTGTAGCTGTTTCTCCAGATAACACAACTGTGTATGTTGGAAATCATGGTAATGATACTGTTTCTGTTATTAATGCTGCTACTAATACCGTTGTAGCTACCATTCCTGTTGGCATCGATCCACAAGGGGTCACTGTTTCTCCAAATGGAGCCCTTGCATATGTTGCAAATGAATTAAGTAACACAATTTCTGTTATTGATACTGCTACTAATACTGTTATCGCTACCATTCCTGTTGGCGTTCGTCCTAGGATAATCGTCTTCACTCTAGACGGGACTCGTGCTTATGTCACAAATCAAGACAGCGGTACTGTTTCTGTTATTGACACCGCTACTAATTCCGTTATTGATACAATTAACGTAGGTACCGAACCTGTTGGTATAGATATTACACCTGATGGCACTCTTATTTACGTTGTAAATAAAGTTAGCAATAATGTATCAGTAATAAACGTGGCAACAAATACTGTAATCGATACAATTCCTGTTGCACTATCCCCAGATCAAGTAACCATCATACCTGATGGCACTCGTGCCTATGTTACAAACCAAGCTAGTAATACAGTTTCTGTTATTGATATTGCTACTAATACTGTTATCGCTAATGTCCCAGTAGGTGTCGCTCCAACCGGAATAGCTACCGGAACTATTTGTGAATAA
- a CDS encoding DUF3930 family protein: MKYQYEIEQRKEEFMHEDKWADSLIKWLFIFLSIVGIPYTTYVFIQFLFTF; this comes from the coding sequence ATGAAATATCAATATGAAATAGAGCAAAGAAAAGAAGAGTTCATGCATGAGGACAAATGGGCAGACTCTCTTATTAAATGGCTTTTTATTTTTTTAAGTATAGTAGGCATACCTTATACCACATACGTTTTTATCCAATTTCTCTTTACTTTCTAA